The Hymenobacter sp. DG01 genome has a segment encoding these proteins:
- a CDS encoding ABC transporter ATP-binding protein, which produces MSLLRVSGVSVQEKERFALHEVSFTQQRFQKLAIAAETGAGKSTLLQVVAGLVQPTAGQVWLNDKRVKGPAEQLMPGHPGISYLSQQFELPRFLRVEQVLRYANKLRAGAAEQLYEVCRISHLAQRRTDELSGGERQRIALARLLLSSPQLLLLDEPYSNLDMVHKRVLKAVVQDIGDQLGITCTLISHDPLDTLSWADEILVMQGGRIVQQGTPANIYRQPVSEYVAALFGGYNLFSGSLAKALTGRPADTRKRLLARPESLRLVAEATGGVAGTVIGSRFYGSYQELEVQVSGARVLVRATEASYGPGQRVHLALAPEEAWYL; this is translated from the coding sequence ATGAGTTTGTTACGCGTTTCCGGGGTGAGTGTGCAGGAGAAAGAGCGGTTTGCCCTGCACGAAGTCAGCTTCACGCAGCAGCGCTTCCAGAAGCTGGCCATAGCCGCCGAAACCGGGGCCGGCAAAAGCACCTTGCTGCAGGTGGTGGCGGGCTTGGTGCAGCCCACGGCCGGGCAGGTATGGCTAAACGATAAGCGGGTGAAAGGCCCGGCGGAGCAGCTCATGCCCGGCCACCCCGGCATCAGCTATTTGTCGCAGCAGTTTGAGCTGCCGCGGTTTCTGCGGGTAGAGCAGGTGCTGCGCTACGCCAACAAGCTGCGTGCCGGTGCCGCCGAGCAGCTTTATGAGGTGTGCCGCATCAGCCACCTGGCCCAGCGCCGCACCGACGAACTTTCCGGCGGCGAGCGGCAGCGCATTGCCCTGGCCCGGCTGCTGCTTTCTTCCCCCCAGCTCCTGCTCCTCGACGAGCCCTACTCCAACCTGGATATGGTGCACAAGCGGGTGCTGAAAGCAGTGGTGCAGGACATCGGCGACCAGCTGGGTATTACCTGCACCCTTATTTCCCACGACCCCCTGGATACGCTTTCCTGGGCCGATGAAATTCTGGTGATGCAGGGTGGCCGCATCGTGCAGCAAGGCACCCCGGCCAATATCTACCGTCAGCCGGTGTCGGAGTATGTGGCCGCGCTTTTCGGGGGGTATAACCTGTTCAGCGGCTCACTGGCCAAAGCCCTGACGGGTCGCCCGGCAGATACCCGCAAGCGCCTGCTCGCGCGCCCGGAAAGCCTACGGCTGGTAGCAGAAGCCACCGGCGGGGTAGCAGGTACCGTAATCGGTAGCCGGTTTTATGGCAGCTACCAGGAGCTGGAAGTGCAGGTGTCGGGGGCCCGGGTACTGGTTCGGGCCACCGAGGCCAGTTACGGACCGGGCCAGAGGGTGCACCTCGCGCTGGCACCCGAAGAGGCGTGGTATCTGTGA
- a CDS encoding PAS domain-containing sensor histidine kinase gives MREQQLQTILRHMPAGVGTLLGPELRIGYLNEAMQLLLGSPTSTDEPLATQAGLLPPDLQDVMRQVYQSGRPYVAKAYPLQMPATAEQEPGLRYFDFTLEPLRDDNDQALGLLLFAVDVTPQEESRQRAHELAIETRRLDARLRVLTETAPLITFSLDAQGNFEYVSPQWYYFTGQPPTADLNTIWPLLVHPDDRLRVLYQSEAARTNGIGWNFEYRLRRHDGQYRWMLSRGLPELHAPDKPVFWHGAVTEVHDQRELSEALRRGEAELRFLADSIPQLIWTASAEGFIDYYNKHTAEYTGLSAQQLGPTGWISLLDPMEQAQAARRWVQCVATGEEYEGLYEMRRHDGQYRWHIIRARQLADVRGPRWFGACTDVDDQHRLREVLQTQYDELARTNRDLDTFVYTASHDLKQPLFNLRGLFDELRRSATFLDPEQAVLLTMVDEALGQLDNTLHDLAATVQSQRELAAPTEVLDVRSVAEEVVLGLRPQVEESQAIIELDTAAAPTLLYGRANLRSVLHNLISNALKFAHPERTPHLLVRSSLSATGQPQLLVRDNGLGMSIRAETSPAAFPSFERQHPGVAGAGVGLYLVQRIINSRGGHLAVSSVVGEGTSFTVHWFE, from the coding sequence ATGCGCGAACAGCAGCTGCAAACCATTCTTCGGCACATGCCTGCGGGCGTTGGTACCCTGCTGGGGCCGGAGCTGCGCATTGGGTATCTGAACGAAGCTATGCAGCTGCTGCTGGGCAGCCCCACCTCTACCGACGAGCCCCTGGCTACCCAGGCTGGCCTGCTGCCCCCTGATCTGCAGGACGTGATGCGGCAGGTGTACCAGTCGGGGCGGCCATACGTGGCCAAGGCCTACCCCCTGCAGATGCCTGCGACAGCGGAGCAGGAACCCGGCCTACGCTACTTTGACTTCACGCTGGAGCCCCTGCGCGACGATAACGACCAGGCACTGGGGCTGCTGCTGTTCGCGGTAGATGTAACCCCCCAGGAAGAGTCCCGGCAGCGGGCCCACGAGCTGGCCATTGAAACCCGCCGGCTCGATGCCCGCCTGCGCGTGCTCACGGAAACGGCCCCCCTGATTACCTTCAGCCTGGACGCGCAAGGAAACTTCGAGTACGTGAGTCCGCAGTGGTATTACTTCACCGGCCAGCCTCCCACCGCCGATCTGAACACCATCTGGCCCCTGCTGGTACACCCCGACGACCGGCTGCGTGTGCTTTATCAGTCGGAGGCGGCCCGCACGAACGGGATAGGCTGGAACTTCGAGTATCGGCTGCGCCGCCACGACGGGCAGTACCGCTGGATGCTGAGCCGGGGCCTCCCGGAGCTGCACGCCCCCGATAAGCCCGTGTTCTGGCACGGGGCCGTAACGGAGGTGCACGACCAGCGCGAGCTATCAGAGGCCCTGCGCCGGGGCGAGGCCGAGCTGCGCTTTCTCGCCGACAGCATTCCTCAGCTTATCTGGACGGCGTCCGCCGAGGGCTTCATTGACTATTACAACAAGCACACAGCCGAGTACACCGGCTTATCGGCTCAGCAGCTGGGCCCTACCGGCTGGATATCGTTGCTGGACCCCATGGAGCAGGCCCAGGCCGCCCGGCGCTGGGTGCAGTGCGTGGCTACCGGCGAGGAATACGAAGGCCTGTACGAAATGCGCCGCCACGATGGGCAGTACCGCTGGCACATCATCCGGGCCCGGCAGCTGGCCGACGTCCGGGGGCCGCGCTGGTTTGGCGCCTGTACGGACGTAGATGATCAGCACCGCCTGCGGGAAGTGCTCCAGACCCAGTACGACGAGCTGGCCCGCACCAACCGCGACCTGGACACGTTCGTGTACACTGCCTCGCATGACCTCAAGCAGCCGCTGTTTAACCTGCGGGGCCTGTTTGATGAGCTGCGCCGCTCCGCCACCTTTCTTGACCCCGAGCAAGCGGTGCTGCTTACTATGGTAGATGAGGCCCTGGGTCAGCTGGACAACACTCTGCACGACCTGGCTGCTACCGTACAGAGCCAGCGGGAGCTGGCCGCCCCCACCGAGGTCCTGGACGTGCGCAGCGTAGCCGAAGAGGTGGTATTGGGGCTGCGGCCTCAGGTAGAAGAGTCGCAGGCCATTATTGAGCTGGATACCGCCGCGGCCCCTACCCTCCTGTACGGGCGGGCCAACCTGCGCTCAGTGTTACACAACCTGATCAGCAACGCCCTCAAGTTTGCCCACCCTGAGCGCACGCCGCACCTGTTGGTGCGCAGCAGCCTATCGGCTACGGGGCAGCCCCAGCTGCTGGTGCGGGACAACGGCCTGGGCATGAGCATACGTGCGGAAACCAGCCCGGCGGCCTTCCCTTCGTTTGAGCGCCAGCACCCAGGGGTAGCAGGGGCCGGCGTAGGGTTGTATCTGGTGCAGCGTATTATCAACAGCCGCGGAGGGCATCTGGCGGTTTCGAGTGTGGTAGGCGAAGGCACCAGCTTTACGGTGCATTGGTTTGAGTAA
- a CDS encoding response regulator produces the protein MNKLSSILLIDDDKTTNFLNELMLRKLDVADRLLVALNGREALEMLQEHCAAVSPSCPVLIFLDINMPVMNGFEFLDSYSQLPWVKHRATVIVMLTTSLHSRDLHRAQQLPVAGFVSKPLTAEKVETILRQHFPDAVGGSSSVAPS, from the coding sequence ATGAATAAGCTTTCCAGTATTCTTCTGATTGATGATGATAAAACGACCAACTTCCTTAATGAGCTGATGCTGCGCAAGCTGGATGTGGCCGACCGGCTGCTGGTAGCCCTCAACGGCCGCGAGGCCCTGGAGATGCTGCAGGAGCACTGTGCCGCCGTTTCGCCCTCCTGCCCGGTTCTTATTTTTCTCGATATCAATATGCCCGTGATGAATGGCTTCGAGTTTCTGGACAGCTACAGCCAGCTGCCCTGGGTGAAGCATCGGGCCACGGTAATTGTGATGCTGACTACCTCGCTGCACTCCCGCGACCTGCACCGGGCCCAGCAGCTGCCCGTGGCCGGCTTCGTGAGCAAGCCCCTCACGGCCGAAAAAGTAGAGACTATTCTGCGCCAGCACTTCCCCGACGCTGTGGGCGGAAGCTCATCCGTAGCCCCCAGCTAA
- a CDS encoding SDR family oxidoreductase: protein MRQLSLTQLLPAASPRYRGRPSVVSVLLLLLATLLLGSCATSRPGSAVRKKVQGKTYVIIGASSGFGRGMAEQLGAMKANVVLAARRAEVLEEVADKVRAAGGQALVVPTDISQPEQVQRLADAAQQQFGRVDVWVNDVGVGGIGRFWDIPLADYSRLIDVNLKGIVYGSQVAIKIFQKQGSGTLMNLGSVESKVPLAYHAVYAATKGAIRNLDRALHHELRLQGYKNIKVVTIEPWAVDTPFWGHAANYSGGTPRMAAMDPPSKVVNAMVRSSVRPRQELPVGWKARGASFSHQILPHFTDRISANIVHRYQMKTAPPAPATPSSLYQPVPTGQGVDDGVKKRIKQENRQRKQQKKG from the coding sequence ATGCGCCAACTCTCCCTTACCCAGCTCCTGCCCGCTGCCTCTCCCCGCTACCGGGGGCGCCCATCTGTAGTTTCTGTGCTGCTCCTGCTACTGGCAACTCTCCTGCTCGGCAGCTGCGCTACTTCCCGCCCCGGCAGCGCCGTGCGGAAAAAAGTGCAGGGCAAAACCTACGTGATTATTGGGGCATCCAGCGGCTTTGGCCGGGGCATGGCCGAGCAGCTCGGGGCCATGAAAGCCAACGTGGTGCTGGCTGCCCGCCGCGCCGAGGTGCTGGAGGAAGTGGCCGACAAAGTGCGGGCCGCGGGCGGCCAGGCCCTGGTAGTGCCCACCGACATCAGCCAGCCCGAGCAGGTACAGCGCCTCGCCGATGCGGCCCAGCAGCAGTTCGGGCGGGTTGATGTTTGGGTGAACGACGTAGGGGTAGGGGGCATCGGGCGGTTCTGGGACATTCCCCTGGCCGACTACTCCCGCCTGATCGACGTGAACCTGAAGGGCATCGTGTACGGCAGCCAGGTCGCCATCAAAATTTTCCAGAAGCAGGGTAGCGGCACGCTCATGAACCTGGGCTCCGTGGAAAGCAAGGTGCCCCTGGCCTACCACGCCGTGTACGCCGCCACCAAAGGCGCCATCCGCAACCTCGACCGGGCCCTGCACCACGAGCTGCGCCTGCAGGGCTACAAGAACATTAAAGTGGTAACCATTGAGCCCTGGGCCGTGGATACTCCGTTCTGGGGCCACGCGGCCAACTACAGCGGCGGCACCCCGCGCATGGCCGCTATGGACCCGCCCAGTAAGGTGGTCAACGCCATGGTGCGCTCTTCGGTGCGGCCCCGGCAGGAGCTGCCGGTGGGCTGGAAGGCCCGCGGTGCCTCGTTCTCTCACCAGATTCTGCCCCACTTCACCGACCGGATTTCGGCCAACATCGTGCACCGCTACCAAATGAAAACCGCGCCTCCCGCTCCGGCTACCCCCAGCTCCCTTTACCAACCCGTGCCCACCGGCCAGGGCGTGGACGACGGCGTGAAAAAGCGCATCAAGCAGGAAAACCGCCAGCGCAAGCAGCAGAAGAAAGGCTAG
- a CDS encoding esterase-like activity of phytase family protein, translated as MSRKFLAATLLWAATAAPLLTACDDDNVIESSDNKVTYSPPASVSSLRFIGEKIVPYNQKFNNTTLGGFSGIDYRPETGMYYIMCDDASALQPVRFYMARLDFNESSFSDVTFTGVTTLKRPDGSNFPSPTADSNATIDPEGIRYDPATWRIIWSSEGVRNLTRTPAVLNHPFLREANPDGSYVAEFGLPSLFRIQATDNGTRSNGSFEGLSLSPDGRFLYTAQEEPLYEDGPRASPTVAGSPIRILKYDRTTRQPVAQYAYKLDAVHKAPVPETQFQLNGVVEVLAMSETKMLVMERSFAVGATPDYSVKIYEIDLTGATDVSSLTSLQSASYTPVSKRLVLDVATTGVKRIDNLEGMTFGPKLPNGHHSLVLVSDDNFGATQISQFLAFEVMP; from the coding sequence ATGAGCCGCAAATTTCTGGCTGCAACGCTTCTCTGGGCCGCTACGGCCGCACCCTTGCTCACGGCCTGCGACGACGATAACGTCATTGAGTCGTCGGATAACAAGGTCACCTACAGCCCCCCGGCCAGCGTTTCGTCGTTGCGCTTCATTGGGGAGAAAATTGTACCCTACAACCAGAAGTTCAACAACACCACCCTGGGTGGCTTCTCGGGCATCGACTACCGTCCCGAAACCGGCATGTACTACATCATGTGCGATGATGCCTCGGCCCTGCAGCCGGTGCGCTTCTACATGGCCCGCCTTGATTTCAACGAAAGCAGCTTCTCCGACGTCACGTTCACGGGCGTGACCACGCTCAAGCGCCCCGACGGCAGCAACTTCCCCAGCCCCACCGCCGACTCAAACGCCACCATCGACCCGGAGGGCATCCGCTACGACCCCGCCACCTGGCGCATCATCTGGTCGAGTGAGGGGGTGCGCAACCTGACCCGCACCCCGGCCGTGCTCAACCACCCCTTCCTGCGCGAAGCCAACCCCGACGGTAGCTACGTGGCCGAGTTCGGCCTGCCTTCGCTGTTCCGGATACAGGCCACCGATAACGGCACGCGCTCCAACGGCTCCTTCGAGGGCTTGTCTTTGTCGCCGGATGGGCGCTTTCTCTACACCGCCCAGGAAGAGCCCCTCTACGAGGATGGCCCGCGGGCCAGCCCTACCGTGGCCGGCTCCCCCATCCGCATCCTGAAGTATGACCGCACTACCCGCCAGCCCGTGGCCCAGTACGCCTACAAGCTGGATGCGGTGCACAAGGCACCCGTACCCGAAACGCAGTTCCAGCTTAATGGGGTAGTAGAGGTGCTGGCTATGTCGGAGACGAAGATGCTGGTAATGGAGCGTTCCTTTGCCGTGGGCGCTACCCCCGACTACTCCGTGAAGATCTATGAAATTGACCTGACCGGCGCCACCGACGTTTCATCCCTGACCTCGCTGCAGAGTGCCAGCTACACCCCCGTGAGCAAGCGCCTGGTGCTGGACGTAGCCACTACGGGCGTCAAGCGCATCGATAACCTGGAGGGCATGACCTTCGGCCCCAAGCTGCCCAACGGCCACCACTCGCTGGTACTGGTATCCGACGACAACTTCGGAGCCACCCAGATTTCACAGTTCCTGGCCTTTGAGGTAATGCCCTAA